The nucleotide sequence GAACGTGCCATAGAGCTGAAAAAAGAAGAGGACCTCCTCGTGATGGTGGATTACCATAAACCTTCTCTATCGATCTCTCAGGGCCTATATGAGCAATTTGATAAGATTGTGATCATTGATCACCATCGTCGTGGGGAAGAGTTTCCAAGTAAACCTCTGCTGACTTATATTGAATCTTCAGCTTCTTCAGCTTCAGAGCTAGTTTCTGAGCTGATCCAATACCAAAGCAGCAAAACAAATCGCTTAGATCGTTTTGAGGCCACATTATTGCTTGCAGGGATGGTTGTAGATACAAATAGTTTCAATGTCCGTACAACTGCACGAACTTTTGACGTTGCCAGCTATTTAAGGTCTTGTGGAGCAGACGCATCCTTAGTACAATATTTATTGAGCTCGGATTTAGCGACATACTTGGAGATCAGCAATTTGATTGCTGGAAGCGACTATGTGACTTCTGATATTGTTGTGGCGGCAGGGACAGACGAAAAAGAGTATAATAGTGTTATAGCAGCAAAAACAGCAGATACATTGCTTTCGATGATCAATATCAATGCAGCTTTCGTCATTACAAAGCGGACAGACGGCTTGATTGGGATCAGTGCCAGAAGTACCGGCACGATCAACGTCCAAATCATCATGGAATCCTTAGGTGGCGGAGGACACTTCACAAACGCAGCTACTCAACTGGAAAATACGACAGTTGAGGAAACAAAACAGAAGCTATTTGCTGCAATCAAAGAAAATATGAATCAAATATATGATAAGGAGTAATCCAAATGAAAGTAATTTTTTTACAAGATGTAAAAGGAAAAGGTAAAAAAGGGGACATCAAAGAAGTTCCAGCAGGTTATGCACAAAATTATCTAATCAAAAATAACTTGGCAAAAGAAGCAACGAAAAGCAGTATCAGTCAGTTAGCAGGACAAAAGAAAGCACAAGAAAAACACGAAGCTGAAATCTTGGAAGAAGCTAAAAAGTTAAAAGAATTCTTGGAAAAAGAAGATACTGTAGTCGAATTGAAGGCGAAAGCAGGGGAAGACAGCCGTTTGTTTGGTTCGATCCCTTCAAAACAAATTGCTGAAGGGTTAAACAAACAATACAAAATCAAATTAGATAAACGAAAAATCGAATTAGAAAATCCGATCCGTTCACTAGGCTACACAAACGTACCTGTTAAGCTTCATCATGAGGTGACGGCTACGATCAAAGTTCATGTCGTACAAGAATAACAAATCTTGATAGCGATGTTCAGCTGGTAAGTATAACCAGAAGGAAAAAAGAGAAACCGAAATTTATCTGAGAAAACAGCTGCAGCAATGAAAGCAAAAGCTGCAAATCGATTTCAGATTGATTTCGGTTTCTTTTTTGGGAACAGCAAAATAGCATAAAGAAAACGAGTATAATAAAAGAGAACTATTTTTTTATTACACTTTCGGTACGAATGATGACTTTTCTCTCATTTTCTTGTAAAATGAAGCAATTGAAGACAAGGAGCGATACGTATGAATGAAGTGTGGCAGGATCGAATCCCACCGCAAAATATTGAAGCTGAACAAGCGGTTTTAGGCTCTGTTTTTCTTGACGCAGAAACGATCATTGATGCCATGGAGTACATAGAGCCAAAAGACTTTTATCGTCGTGGCCATCAAATTATTTTTGAGACAATGATCGAGTTAAATGATCGTAATGAAGCGATTGACGTGGTTACTGTCAAAGACCGGCTGGAACAAGCCAATTTGTTAGAAGATGCCGGTGGTTTAAGTTATCTCTCAGACTTGGCATTAGCAGTTCCGACAGCAGCAAATATCGTCTACTATGCGAAAATCGTTGAAGAAAAATCATTGCTGCGTACATTGATCCAGACAGCAACAGGAATCGTTACGAAAGGATTCGAGCAAGGAGAAGAAGTTCAAACAATTTTAGATGATGCCGAACGCAGTATCTTGGAGGTTTCGGAAAAAAGAAATCGAAGCGGCTTTTTATCTATTGCTGAAGTACTGAACTCCACGATTGAAAATATCGATCGACTAGCTCAAAACAATGAAGAAATCACAGGTCTACCAACTGGCTATCAAGGTCTGGATAAAATGACAGCAGGTTTCCAGCCCGAAGAACTAATCATTCTTGCTGCACGTCCAGCGGTAGGTAAAACAGCGTTTGCATTGAATATTGCTCAAAATGTAGGAACAAAAACAGATCGTTCTGTTGCGATATTTAGTTTGGAAATGGGGGCAGAATCTCTTGTAAATCGGATGCTTTGTGCAGAAGGTTCGATTGAGGCCAGCCATTTACGTACAGGTCAGCTTTCGGAAGAAGAATGGTCGAATCTGATCGTTGCGATGGGGAGTCTTTCTCGAGCAAATATTTTTATCGATGATACACCAGGGATCAAAATCTCTGAAATCCGTGCGAAATGTCGGAAACTAGCGCAAGAAAAAGGCAATCTAGGCTTGATATTGATCGATTATTTGCAGTTGATTGAAGGTAACGGTAAAGAGAACCGTCAACAAGAAGTATCAGATATCTCTCGCCAACTGAAAAAACTGGCGAAAGAGCTGAAAGTACCTGTCATTGCTCTTTCACAGTTATCTCGTGGAGTAGAACAGCGACAAGACAAACGACCAGTGCTAAGTGATATTCGTGAATCCGGATCAATTGAACAAGATGCGGACATCGTAGCCTTCTTGTATCGAGATGATTATTATGAAAGAGAAGGCGGAGATGACGATGATGGAAACGAGCCAAAAAATGACAACGTCATCGAAGTCATCATCGAGAAGAACCGAAGCGGTGCACGAGGAACAGTTGAACTACTGTTTATCAAAGAATACAATAAGTTTTCGTCGCTTTCGCCAAGAGAAGAATTTTAAAGAAGAGGTTGTGAGCCTTGAGCAATCCCGAGAGCTCTCGTAAGAAGATGCAAGGAGTAACCGCAGGAACGACTAGAGTACTTAATTTAAACAGATCTCCAAAGGGATTGTGACAAAAGTCTTGTCACAGTCCCTTTTTCCGAATAAACGGTGTTCAATCAGCTGACCCTTGGTATTAGCTCAGCAAACGTCAAAATATGAGGAACTATTTTGACGTTTGTTTCTCTAATACTCAGGTCAAAACGCTGATCTTACGACCTCTTTTCCTTAAACGGTGTTCTCCTGCCAACTCCTCGGTCACAAGTCACAATATCATCAAACATGAGAAGCAGTTTTTTGAAATTGCTCCTTGTGACTCAGAGTTAAACGGCAGGCTCACAACCTCTTTCTTAAACGGTGTTCAAAAGCTTGCATCTGCGGTAATACGCCCAATCAAACGAAAAATATGAGAAGCTATTTTTGTTTGGCTGTTCTTATTACTTGATGCAGGACAGCTTTTTCACAACCTCTGATTCACGGTGTTCCAAAAGTAGCTTCTTCGAAAAATAAGTCGAAATTTCACAAAAATTTGAGAAGCAATTTTCGTACATTCCTTCTTATTTCTTGAAGCTGACCACTTCTGTTACAACCTCTTTTTTAATAACCATTCTAAAAAGATAAAGTTCGTTTTTTAAGCGTTTTTATAAAATAAAAATAAAAATCATTCGATTTTATTTGAAATATGTATCTATTATTGATACAATGGTTCAGGATTAAATAATATAGAACGAGGTGTTCACATGTCATCTGTAGTAGTAGTAGGTACGCAATGGGGCGATGAAGGGAAAGGAAAAATCACAGACTTTCTCAGTGAAAATGCTGAAGTGATTGCACGGTACCAAGGTGGCGACAATGCAGGGCACACAATTAAGTTTAACGGTGTGACTTATAAACTGCATTTGATTCCTTCTGGGATTTTTTATAAAGACAAGATCAGTGTGATCGGAAACGGCGTTGTAGTCAATCCTAAATCATTGGTTAAAGAATTAGCTTATTTACATGAAAAAGGTGTAGAAACAAGTAATTTGCGTATTTCTGACCGCGCGCACGTAATCTTGCCTTATCATATCAAATTGGACCAATTACAAGAAGATGCTAAGGGCGAAAATAAGATTGGTACAACGATTAAAGGAATCGGACCTGCCTATATGGATAAAGCAGCTCGTGTAGGTATCCGTATTGCAGACTTATTAGATAAAGAAATTTTTGAAGAACGTCTTCGTTTGAATCTAGATGACAAAAACCGTCAATTTGTAAAAATGTTTGATTCAGAACCACTTGATTTTGACGATATTTTTGAAGAATATTATGAATACGGACAACAAATCAAACAATACGTCACAGATACTTCCGTTATCTTGAATGATGCTTTGGATGCAGGCAAACGCGTGTTGTTTGAAGGCGCACAAGGTGTAATGCTGGATATCGACCAGGGAACTTATCCTTTTGTTACTTCTTCTAACCCAGTAGCCGGTGGGGTAACAATCGGAAGCGGTGTAGGGCCTTCAAAAATCAATAAAGTTGTCGGCGTCTGCAAAGCCTATACGTCACGTGTCGGTGATGGACCATTTCCAACTGAATTATTTGATGAAACAGGAGAACAAATCCGCGAAGTAGGACGAGAATACGGTACGACAACTGGTCGTCCGCGTCGTGTAGGCTGGTTTGATTCTGTAGTTATGCGCCATTCTAAACGAGTTTCAGGTATTACCAACCTATCTTTAAACTCGATCGATGTATTAAGTGGATTGGAAACAGTAAAAATTTGTACGGCTTATGAATTAGATGGCGAACTAATCTACCACTATCCAGCAAGCTTGAAAGAGTTGAACCGCTGCAAACCAATCTATGAAGAATTGCCAGGCTGGTCAGAAGACATTACAGGATGCAAAACACTTGCAGAACTGCCAGAAAACGCACGTAACTATGTACGTCGTATCTCAGAGCTTGTTGGTGTACGTATCTCAACATTTTCTGTCGGACCTGATAGAACACAAACAAACATCTTAGAAAGCGTCTGGGCGCAAATCTAAGGATAAAAACGACGACTGAATCAGGACGTTCTTACCAGAGCGAGTCGAAGTGTTTATCTATACGATAATAATAACTTGAAGAGGTAGTGAAAGAGACGTTTAGCCTTATTGCCGATAGGCTGTCTCTTGAACACTGTTTATTCAGAATAAGGGACTGTGACAAAAACCGTGTCACAGTCCCTTATTCCGAACAAACGGTGTTCAAAAGCTTGCATCTACGGCACTAAGCCCAATCAGATGAAAAATATGGAGTGCTATTTTTATCTGATTGTTCTTACTGCTTGATGCAGAGCAGCTTTTTCACAACCTCTCCACTAAACGGTGTTCTCCTGCCAACTCCTCGGTCACAAGTCACAATATTCAACAAACATGAGAAGCTGTTTTTTGAAATTGTTCCTTGTGACTCGGAGCTAAACGGCAGGCTCACAACCTCTTGGTAAACGGTGTTCAATCAGCTGACCCTCGGTATTAGCTCAAAAAACGGCAAAATATGAGGAACTATTTTTTCCGTTTTTTTCTCTAATACTCAGGTCAAAACGCTGATTTCACAACCTCTGATTCACGGTGTTCCAGAAGTAGCTTCTACGGAAATAAGCCGAAATTTCACAAAAATTTGAGAAGCAATTTTCGTAAATTCCTTCTTATTTCTTGAAGCTGACCACTTCTGTCACAACCTCTTATTTTGATTAGAACTTGCGAAAATAAACCGGTTAAAGTGTGTCTAGCGCAAGAGATTTGCTATAATAGACGATAAGGGTAAAATGTAACGAGAAGGGGTTGAAAAATGTGTATCAAATTGTAACAGATTCTTGTTGTGATCTGCCATACCATGTATTAGCAAAAGAAAAAGTTGATTTTTTATCAATGAATCTCCAATTGAATGATCAAGAGTTAGTAGATGACCTCGGAAAGACATTCAATTATGACCGCTACATGAATCAGCTGAAAAATGGTGCGATGCCTACGACATCACAAATCAATGTTGGCCGATATTTAGAATTTTTCCGTTCTTATGCGGAAAAACAGATTCCTGTTTTATATGTGGCTTTTTCCAGTGGATTAAGCGGCTCTTACAGTAGTGCGCTTCAAGCGGTTGAATTGCTGAAGGAAGAATATGAAGACCCTGAGATCTATGTTTTTGATACAAAAGCTGCAAGTATTGGGGAAGGGCTTTTAGTATTGGAAGCTGTAAGATTGAAAAAAGAAGGTAAAAGCATCGAAGAAACCCTAGAGTGGCTGGAAAGTAATTATTTGAAAGTCCATTCATGGGTAACAGTAGACGATCTGAAATATCTAGAACGAGGCGGTAGGATTTCCAAAGCAAGTGCTACTCTTGGCAGTCTATTGAGTGTAAAGCCTATTATTACGGTGGATAAAGAAGGAAGGCTGACGAATGTTGACAAAGTTCGAGGAAGAAACAAGTCGATCCAGACAATCGTCAATGAGACGGTAAAAACAATCGTTGCACCACTTGATCAAATCGTTTATGTGGCTTACGCTGGGGATCTAGAGAGCGCGGAGAAGGCAAAACGGCTTTTGGAAGAGCAGATAAAGATGAAAGATGTGAAGCTTTATCCCTTAGGACCAACGATCGCCAGTCACACAGGCTATGGCTGTATCGCGATTTTTTCGATGGGAATCAGTCGATAAAAGCAGTAACTCATTCTGTAAAAAAGCCCAGAAATTGATTGTAACAAAAACAGCGACTCTTAAAAGATAGATGAGCATCCTATCTCTTAGAGGTCGCTGTTTTTTTATTTTTTAAGCTAAATAGGCCATTATGCCCATAACTCGTTCAATTGTTTTTGAATATCTGCATTTTCCAAAAATTCATCATATGTCGTATCAGCTCGATCGATCACACCTTTATCCGAAACGGCAATGATGCGGTTTGCCAATGTTTGGATAAATTGATGGTCATGTGACGCAAATAAGATTGAGCCAGTAAATGCCATCAAGCCGTCATTCAATGCTGTGATTGATTCTAAGTCTAAATGGTTCGTTGGATCATCTAATACAAGTACGTTAGCTTTCGAAAGCATCATTTTTGAAAGCATGCAACGGACTTTCTCTCCACCAGATAAAACATTCACTGGTTTCAATACTTCTTCACCAGAAAACAACATTCTTCCTAAGAAGCTTCTTAAGAAGGTGTTATCATCTTCTTCTTTACTTGCATATTGACGCAACCAGTCTAAAATCGTTAGATCAGTATCGAATTCTTTCGTTGTATCCTTTGGTAAATAAGAATTACTTGTTGTCACACCCCAACGTACTGTTCCAGTATCTGGCGTAATTTCACCCATGATAACTTTGAATAGCGTTGTTGTTGTTATATCATTTTCTGCGACGAAAGCGACCTTGTCTTCTTTGCTCAAATTAAAAGATATATCATCTAAAATTTTCTTTCCATCAATCGTTACACTTACATTTTCTACCTGCAATAAGTCGTTTCCAATCTCACGTTCAGGTTTGAATCCAACGAATGGATAACGTCTAGAAGAAGGTTGGATATCGTCTAAAGTAATTTTTTCAAGCATTTTTTTACGTGAAGTTGCTTGTTTTGATTTTGATGCATTCGCACTAAAGCGGGCAATAAATTCTTGGAGTTCTTTGATTTGTTCTTCTTTTTTGGCATTTGCGTTTGCTTGAAGTTTAGCCGCTAGTTGACTAGATTCCAACCAAAAATCATAATTTCCTACATAAAGTTTGATTTTACCAAAATCTAGATCCGCCATATGTGTACATACTTTGTTCAAAAAGTGACGGTCATGGGATACAACGATCACAGTATTTTCAAAATTGATCAAAAATTCTTCCAGCCAATTGATCGATTGGATATCCAGACCGTTTGTTGGTTCGTCTAGCAAAAGAACATCAGGTTTACCAAATAGTGTTTGTGCTAATAACACTTTTACCTTTTGTCCACCAGTTAATTCACTCATTTGCTGATGGTGCAATTCTTCAGGGATGTTCAGACCTTGCAGTAAAACAGCTGCTTCTGGTTCAGCTTCCCATCCATTAAGCTCAGCAAATTCTCCTTCTAATTCAGCTGCTCGAATACCATCTTCGTCAGTGAAATCCTCTTTCATGTAAATCGCATCTTTTTCTTTCAGCACTTCATACAGACGCTTGTGTCCCATGATGACTGTTTCAAGTACAGTATAGTCTTCATAGTCGTAATGGTTCTGTTTCAATACGGCCATCCGTTCATCTGGTCCCATAGTAACGGAACCTGTGGAAGGCTGCAGATCCCCTGATAACACTTTAAGGAACGTTGATTTACCTGCACCATTTGCACCAATCAAGCCATAGCAGTTTCCGGGGGTAAATTTAATATTCACATCATCAAATAGTTTGCGGTCTGAAAAGTGCAAACTCACATCATTTACAGTAATCAATTTTTTTCCTCACTTTTATCATTATTAGTTTTGACAAGTCTTATAGAATTATATAGGGGAAAGGTAAAAGATTCAAGGCAATCGAACATTCTTTGTGTTTCACGTGAAACAGAATGAAAAAAATAAAAATAAAAGCGGAGCGAAAATAGCTACTATAGGATTTATTAGTTTGCAACAGCATAATTTTTGACGTTATTTATAAGAGGGAGTACTATAAAACTGTAAAAGAAATGAAAGAAGGATTGAAAATGGATGAAAAAAGAACCATCGACTGGGGCTCATTGATTTTGGGAATTTTATTTGTACTTGTCTCATTGTTATCATTTCAAGACCCTGTCGGAAATTTAGTTGCAATTGTAGTAGTCTTTGCGATTTTTGCCTTTATTAAAGGGATATTTGAACTGTTTGTACGGAACAGATTAAAAGAGCTAACAGGATATAAAGGAAAGATGCCCTTAATAATCGGGATCATCGATATTCTAGTTGGCGTCTTTTTCTTATTCAATATTGGTGCAGGAGTCGCAGCATTGCCTTTTGTTTTTGCAGTATGGTTTATTGCTGATTCAGTTTTAGCGTTATTTACTGCTGACTTGGCAAGAGGAGTAAGTGAAGGATATTATTGGTTTACGATCATCGTC is from Enterococcus faecium and encodes:
- the rplI gene encoding 50S ribosomal protein L9 yields the protein MKVIFLQDVKGKGKKGDIKEVPAGYAQNYLIKNNLAKEATKSSISQLAGQKKAQEKHEAEILEEAKKLKEFLEKEDTVVELKAKAGEDSRLFGSIPSKQIAEGLNKQYKIKLDKRKIELENPIRSLGYTNVPVKLHHEVTATIKVHVVQE
- the dnaB gene encoding replicative DNA helicase, giving the protein MNEVWQDRIPPQNIEAEQAVLGSVFLDAETIIDAMEYIEPKDFYRRGHQIIFETMIELNDRNEAIDVVTVKDRLEQANLLEDAGGLSYLSDLALAVPTAANIVYYAKIVEEKSLLRTLIQTATGIVTKGFEQGEEVQTILDDAERSILEVSEKRNRSGFLSIAEVLNSTIENIDRLAQNNEEITGLPTGYQGLDKMTAGFQPEELIILAARPAVGKTAFALNIAQNVGTKTDRSVAIFSLEMGAESLVNRMLCAEGSIEASHLRTGQLSEEEWSNLIVAMGSLSRANIFIDDTPGIKISEIRAKCRKLAQEKGNLGLILIDYLQLIEGNGKENRQQEVSDISRQLKKLAKELKVPVIALSQLSRGVEQRQDKRPVLSDIRESGSIEQDADIVAFLYRDDYYEREGGDDDDGNEPKNDNVIEVIIEKNRSGARGTVELLFIKEYNKFSSLSPREEF
- a CDS encoding adenylosuccinate synthase is translated as MSSVVVVGTQWGDEGKGKITDFLSENAEVIARYQGGDNAGHTIKFNGVTYKLHLIPSGIFYKDKISVIGNGVVVNPKSLVKELAYLHEKGVETSNLRISDRAHVILPYHIKLDQLQEDAKGENKIGTTIKGIGPAYMDKAARVGIRIADLLDKEIFEERLRLNLDDKNRQFVKMFDSEPLDFDDIFEEYYEYGQQIKQYVTDTSVILNDALDAGKRVLFEGAQGVMLDIDQGTYPFVTSSNPVAGGVTIGSGVGPSKINKVVGVCKAYTSRVGDGPFPTELFDETGEQIREVGREYGTTTGRPRRVGWFDSVVMRHSKRVSGITNLSLNSIDVLSGLETVKICTAYELDGELIYHYPASLKELNRCKPIYEELPGWSEDITGCKTLAELPENARNYVRRISELVGVRISTFSVGPDRTQTNILESVWAQI
- a CDS encoding DegV family protein; the encoded protein is MYQIVTDSCCDLPYHVLAKEKVDFLSMNLQLNDQELVDDLGKTFNYDRYMNQLKNGAMPTTSQINVGRYLEFFRSYAEKQIPVLYVAFSSGLSGSYSSALQAVELLKEEYEDPEIYVFDTKAASIGEGLLVLEAVRLKKEGKSIEETLEWLESNYLKVHSWVTVDDLKYLERGGRISKASATLGSLLSVKPIITVDKEGRLTNVDKVRGRNKSIQTIVNETVKTIVAPLDQIVYVAYAGDLESAEKAKRLLEEQIKMKDVKLYPLGPTIASHTGYGCIAIFSMGISR
- a CDS encoding ABC-F family ATP-binding cassette domain-containing protein; protein product: MITVNDVSLHFSDRKLFDDVNIKFTPGNCYGLIGANGAGKSTFLKVLSGDLQPSTGSVTMGPDERMAVLKQNHYDYEDYTVLETVIMGHKRLYEVLKEKDAIYMKEDFTDEDGIRAAELEGEFAELNGWEAEPEAAVLLQGLNIPEELHHQQMSELTGGQKVKVLLAQTLFGKPDVLLLDEPTNGLDIQSINWLEEFLINFENTVIVVSHDRHFLNKVCTHMADLDFGKIKLYVGNYDFWLESSQLAAKLQANANAKKEEQIKELQEFIARFSANASKSKQATSRKKMLEKITLDDIQPSSRRYPFVGFKPEREIGNDLLQVENVSVTIDGKKILDDISFNLSKEDKVAFVAENDITTTTLFKVIMGEITPDTGTVRWGVTTSNSYLPKDTTKEFDTDLTILDWLRQYASKEEDDNTFLRSFLGRMLFSGEEVLKPVNVLSGGEKVRCMLSKMMLSKANVLVLDDPTNHLDLESITALNDGLMAFTGSILFASHDHQFIQTLANRIIAVSDKGVIDRADTTYDEFLENADIQKQLNELWA
- a CDS encoding HdeD family acid-resistance protein; this encodes MDEKRTIDWGSLILGILFVLVSLLSFQDPVGNLVAIVVVFAIFAFIKGIFELFVRNRLKELTGYKGKMPLIIGIIDILVGVFFLFNIGAGVAALPFVFAVWFIADSVLALFTADLARGVSEGYYWFTIIVNILGILLGIFLLFNPISSALTLSFLVGFYFMLFGITHIVYAFR